The Candidatus Anaeroferrophillus wilburensis region GTCCTCGATGGCCAGCTCCTGCACCTCGCCCTGGAGCTGCATGGAACCCTGCTCGGCTTTCCGCTGGGCCTCTTTCAGCTGGGTGTTAAGCTGCTCGATGATTTTTTCCTTTTCCATCAGCTTAAGCTGGGATTTCTGCTCCTCTAAGCGGCGAATCTTTTCCTTTTCTTCGCTGATGGCGGTGTTGATCTTTTTCTCCGCTTCCGCCTCGATGGTGTCTTTCAGTTCGTCTTTTTCCCTCTTCAACCGTTCAATTTCCGATTTTGCCCGATTGAATTCTTTCAGCTGGATCGATTTCTGCTGCAGCTCCTCCTGGAGCGCGGTGAGGCGTTCGGCCTGCTCCTCCTGCAATTTGGCGGTGATCTGGGCCTGCAGGCTCTGCCGCTGCTCCTGGAGGCCGGTTTTGATTGCTCCGGCGACGGTCTCCGCCTGCTGGAGCTTTTCGTTTTCAAGCCGCTGGCGCTCCTCCTTGAGGGCGTTCAGCTGCTGCTGAATAGCGCCCTTCTCCCGCGCCAGGGCATCATGGTATTTCTTTTTCAGCTCCTCGTTAACCTGATGGTAGAGGATATCGTTGACATTGATGATATGGCCGCAGTTGGGACAGGCAATATTGTTGCTTTGTTTATCCATGAATTGTTCCTGTTGTCTGCAAGGGGTTTGGATTGGCCATCAGCAGCCGGTTTTTCGGTGTGATGTCAGCCAGGATGGTGCTGGTGGTGATGGTGTAGCCGGCCAAGCGCAGCCGTTCGGCCCGCATCAGGTCGACGGCCAGCGGTCCGTCGACCCAGCCCTCCAGCCCGCCGGTTGCCGCCCCGTCGAGATGGTGGCAGCAGGGCAGCACCGCCACTCTGGCGCCGACGGTAACTGCCTTTTGTAATACGTCATCGGTGAGGAATCCGCAAGCATGGACTGAGACCACCAGATCATCAGCAGAAAGGGAAAATTCCTCCAGGGAGGATTGATGGTAGTGAATCCGATCCCGGAGCCGCGGCCAGGCTTCGATGATGGTGTCGGAGAGGATGGCGGCATTGTCGGGAATATTCGGGTCAATCACCTCGGCGGCAGCCGAGCTATCATCCAGCAGCAGCATGAGATGGGCCAGCAGGCCATGGCCGCCGGCAATATCCACCACCCGGCCGCCCCGGTACCGCCGCCGCACCCGTCGGGCCACTTCCCAGCTTTCGTAGAGTTCTTTCCGCGGCAGGGTTCCCGCCCGGCAGACGGCCCTGGCAACCTTGTCAAACAGGGTGGTGCCGGTAAAAAGTGGCAGCTGCTTTGGTGTCAGGCGGTTTTTGGAGGCTTTGTTCATAACCCTTATCTTATGCTTCGTGCCAGCGCCTGACCGCTTCATCAGCCAGGGCCTTTCCCTGGCGATAGCCTTCCATCAGGACTGCCGGATTCTGGCTCAGGCGGGTGGAGCGGAAAGTGTCCGGCGGGCAGAGTTCGATGATGGTGACTCCCGGCGGCGGCTGGCGAAGCAGCCTGACCGTCCGGTTGTAGTTGTCAATCCGCGTGGCCATGGCGGCCTTGAGCTGGGGAAGCTTTTGCAGCTTCCAGTTCACCAGCCGTTCCAGCAGGCTCTCTTTCTTTACATAGGAACGAGGCCGGGAACGGATGACCATGATCCGTCGTGCGCCCCGGCGGATGACCTCTTGAACCGGCAGGCCGTCCACCAGGCCGCCGTCAGCCATCGGACGGCCGTCCACCAGGGGAAAGCCGCGATAAAGCACTGGCAGGGCGCTGGATGCCTTGAGTACCTGTTCAAGATTGTCGGCATTGGTGAGCTGGTAGACGGCCTGGCCGGTGGTGACATCGGCGAGGCCCACCAGAAAGGGTTTCCCCTTGGCGTAGATGGTGGGCAGGTCGAGGCGGATCTCGCTGATCGTCATCCGCCAGAGCCAGTCAAGATCCATCAGGTGGCCGCCGCGCAGAAACCGGGTGAAACGGATAAACTCCGGCTGCAGGGAATAGTCGGTGTAGATTTTCAGGTTGCGGCCGGGCATTTCGGCCAGGTAGGCCGCCAGGTTGCCGGCCCCGGCTGAAACCCCGAGATAAAGATCAAAAGGGTTGAACTGTTTTGCCAGCAGGCCATCCAGCAGGCCGGTGGAAAATACGCCGCGCATGGCCCCGCCCTCGACCACCAGGGCACTGCTCACCGGAAGCGACACCTTTATGACTCCAGCACCTGGATAATGTTCATCAGCGTCTGGTTGACCGGCGTCGGAATGCCATACTGTCTGCCCAGGGCTGCCACCTTGCCGCCAAAGATCTCCACTTCCGTCTTGCGGCCGGCTTCCATATCCTGCAGCATGGAAGTTTTTCCAGCCGGCGCCAGGCTGTTGAGCACGGCATTCCAGTCGTTGACATCCTGGTCAACCAGGTTGACCCCGGCCGCTTTGGCCAGGATAATGACCTCGTCCATTAAAGCCCGCATGACTGCCTGGGCCTGGGGTGACGACTGAAAGACGCCATAGGGCGCTCTCATGACCGCCGACGACTGGTTCATGCCGACGTTGATCATGAACTTCCACCAGAGAATCCTGATCATATCCGCCGGCGTTTCATAGGCAATGCCCGCCCGGTCAAAGGCTTCCTGGATCAATCGGACCCGCGGACTGAGCTGCTCGTTGCGCTGCTCGCCGAAATAATGGACGCCGGGCTTGCTGAAGACAACCTGATTGCCATGGCGCACCGCATCGATGCCAACCGAAACGGCATAAAGCAGCTTGTCCTTGCCGTAGACCTCACCGATGACCGCTTCGCTGTCGAGACCATTCATTACCGAGATGATGGCGGTTCCGTCGCCCACCAGGTTTTTCAGATCGCCAACCGCTTCGGGAAGGTGATGATGCTTGAGGGCCACAATGATGAGGTCGGCCGGCGGCTGCACCTCATCGGGGTGACTCACAGGGACGGCATAGGGCTTGCCGTTGACCACCAGACCCTGGCGCTGCAGGGTTTCGTATCGCTGATCG contains the following coding sequences:
- a CDS encoding methyltransferase, with translation MNKASKNRLTPKQLPLFTGTTLFDKVARAVCRAGTLPRKELYESWEVARRVRRRYRGGRVVDIAGGHGLLAHLMLLLDDSSAAAEVIDPNIPDNAAILSDTIIEAWPRLRDRIHYHQSSLEEFSLSADDLVVSVHACGFLTDDVLQKAVTVGARVAVLPCCHHLDGAATGGLEGWVDGPLAVDLMRAERLRLAGYTITTSTILADITPKNRLLMANPNPLQTTGTIHG
- a CDS encoding patatin family protein; protein product: MRGVFSTGLLDGLLAKQFNPFDLYLGVSAGAGNLAAYLAEMPGRNLKIYTDYSLQPEFIRFTRFLRGGHLMDLDWLWRMTISEIRLDLPTIYAKGKPFLVGLADVTTGQAVYQLTNADNLEQVLKASSALPVLYRGFPLVDGRPMADGGLVDGLPVQEVIRRGARRIMVIRSRPRSYVKKESLLERLVNWKLQKLPQLKAAMATRIDNYNRTVRLLRQPPPGVTIIELCPPDTFRSTRLSQNPAVLMEGYRQGKALADEAVRRWHEA
- a CDS encoding ketopantoate reductase family protein, whose translation is MEKIKRVAILGAGAMGAYFAAAFFDTDGIDITVVARDQRYETLQRQGLVVNGKPYAVPVSHPDEVQPPADLIIVALKHHHLPEAVGDLKNLVGDGTAIISVMNGLDSEAVIGEVYGKDKLLYAVSVGIDAVRHGNQVVFSKPGVHYFGEQRNEQLSPRVRLIQEAFDRAGIAYETPADMIRILWWKFMINVGMNQSSAVMRAPYGVFQSSPQAQAVMRALMDEVIILAKAAGVNLVDQDVNDWNAVLNSLAPAGKTSMLQDMEAGRKTEVEIFGGKVAALGRQYGIPTPVNQTLMNIIQVLES